TATGATTGCATCAACACTCACGTTTAGATTAAATAATTATGTATCACATTAAAGTAATAATCTCGCACACATGTGTAGTAATTGTAATAGTAAAATCACTACCCCTCTTTAAATATATAATATGTTATGCAAAATCTAGAAATTGAGTTAAGGGTAGCATTGCAAAAATGACATTATTATAAATAATTCTAAATTTTGATTTGATAATTTTTTGTTTCATGTAACTCACATTTTATTTAAATTGTTTCTCAAGATTAAATATCAACTTCTTGAACCTCatatttatgtgaataaaatgagtAACATGCCATACATTATCTAGAAATATCATATATACCACAAATGCACCAATGTCATTCATGAAACGGGAAATCTTTCCTACTGCTATGATGACATCCGGGACACTTGCTGCCCACTCGAGTGCTGGCTTCATCATTTGGTCATTCATGCATGTCATCATACTCACACATATTGCCGGCACGCCTATGTTCAGGCTAGTTAACTTCACATGATCCACAAAACTTGGCTTGTGATTCTGGTGTGACCATTCCGCTTCATGAAGATAACCCATCACATTATTTTGGACCTGCGTGTCCAGCAAATGAATATTAATAAAACAAATTATAGGTAGTGAGATTTGTTATTCACTACATATGTGTGTTCTTACATGATTTACATTATATATTTAGTACAAAtcaaattattattattattatttactTTGACTACTACTCTCTCTAGTTTATAGAAGCATTAATTTAAAAAGCATTCTTTTTCAAATTCCTAAGGCATCAATTTAATGCTTTCAGAAGTATCTTAATCCATCTAACCGAAATTACTTGTTACAAATTTGTTAAGATTTCTATGTATCTATCTAGACAAATCTATGGCATCTAATTTGGGACTGAGGGAGTATTAGATGTGTTCTGGACatgtttttctaaaaaaaacacttGTCCAACACGATATATTTATTAGATTTCAATATTAATATTGAGTATGGCCATAGACATATTTTAGACCACATAAATTCCCAAATTAAATATCAATATTTTTCAAGACTAAAGGCATTACATAAACTTTTTATTATTTTGTAGGCAATAATATTTTCAACTAGATATTCTTATAGTCCAATTTATAATTTTATATTGACATGAAATTATAAAATGTAAATAATTAAAGATACATATTAGATAGCATGTCAATCTTGAAACTATCATGGAATTATATCGAGTGAGTACAATTATTGCAGAGCTGAGATTGTATATTGAGCTAAACTTTCTTTGAATCTATATGTTGAGGCAACAAGATATATGGTATATGTTGTTGTTTTCACAATATACACAAATATTAAATATATATTACCGCTCTCTTGAGATGTGCAATATCATAGTTAATATTAATTGGCATTTCAACCTCAACATTCTGGAATGTCCTTAATATCTCCATATAGAACTTTTTCAGGTACTTCGGTAGAATAGAAACAGCGCTATGATCCCATCTACAAGGTGAATTGCATTTGACACAAGATTCGTTAGGTCAATGATTTGTTGATGCATGATAATCAAATCACTTTCTTATCTTTGTTTAATTTAAACCAGATTTCATCAAGAAGAGATACATGTTCCCGTTATTGACAGATCACTCGTTAAGAATTCTATCTGTGGCTAATTTCTCTGGGATGACTCTAACATTACTAGtacaatatttgttgttcttcctaCATCTTGGATATAATTTTTCTTTTTTTACCCTTTACTTCTAACGATAGAATATCTATATGTTCCAAGAATCAATATAATAAGGTAAAATACAACCATGTAACACTACAAAAACAAAATAAGCATCACATTAATAGTGGAATAATCCTTTGAAATGGCAAAGAAAACATACTCGTGTCAAGCCTTTAAAAATGGAAATATATAATTGTGAGGTTGTAGGTAACTGAACTTTCTATGTTATACTCGCGCATCTTAAGCGACCGGATCATTTAATTTGGGCTTTGGCACTACTAATTCAGCATTCGAGTAGAGAAACCACATTTTCTCTCGCCTCTTACTATATGAGATTCTCACACTATTAATAGTGGGAGTAATTTAGTCGATAATAAGTTCCCACATGCAATACTAACTAGGCATTTTAATCATATGGCATGCAATTAAATGTGGAGAGAGATgcttgtggtaactagctatgttactataATATCACATATTTCAAGATAAAATGAGTCTGCACCCTAGTAAATAAGACTTTGCATGATATCACCGGTATGTTGCTTTCAACTATGGAGGAAGTAACATAGACTAGTGACATTTGTGACACTAGTAAATTTTCAGCTGATATTTTTGCTGACCACCTAATCATCCCTGCTGCAGGTTGAACTACATGTATATAGTAAAAATGTATATTTTGTTAGCTTAGCACACATGGTAGCAAATATAAGTTTGTTTTTCCTCAGAACTTCTATTCTATTTGGAGCGGCGTTTCCCATAAATTATATCAACTCCATTTGGGTGTGTGAATGCAGCTGCTCCACTATGCACGTGACAATGTGTGAGGTATGAACTAAATCATCTTGAATGCTATAAGTCGTTACTAGCTGGCACACACATGCTTATATCTGAGATATCATTCTCACCATTGTGAAAATCTTGGGGGataggtattatttttcacgatTAATTTCCAATTATTAGGAATTCATGATATGGTATGAAATATATTACCTTACTAGATTAAGAATCTAAATAGGTAGGCCAATATATTGATAAAAATGCAAAGCTCAATTAATCAAACCTTTGTATGGCTTCATGTAGTTTCCGACAATCCTCCAGCGTGGCATGGTTATCATAGATGTCATCTAATGTGGTAATTAGTACAATCATCTTTGTGATGATACTTCGGACAAACTCAAAGCCTGTATCGTAGAACAACACAGAGGCCCAAGTGAATCCCTCCACCACACGATCTCGAATAAAGCTTAGCTGTATGTATCCATAAAAATCTTTCCACCGCCTGAGAATTAATTTTATGTTACTTTATGTAGTAAATTTTCCATGGAGTTAAATTATACTATATCTAGCCCTATTAAGCAATCCGTTTAATATTTACTCCATTATTGTACCATATATCTACTTTTCCTACCATGCACACATATATTTGCCTTTTAGTTCCAAAGAAATTCACTAAGATGGAGATTTCAGATATATCTTTATTTGATGAATATCCAATAACACAAGCGAAATTCATAGTGAAATAGAAGGAATGCATGAATATATGAACCGATGAATGACTTATTCCTTTCTTAATGTCATCATGTTGACTGGGAAAAAATAACATACCTAGTTATAGCTTTGAGCTCCTTTAGGTGGACATGTTGCTGAAGGTTAAAATCATGTTTTGCAAGCTCCAATAGAATTAAGGTATGATCCTCTTGTTCATACTCCAGGATATAATGCATCATTTCCACCCTCTTATTGGTCCTTGGTAGCGGTATGCAAAGGGCCCGCTGGACTTGCTTATCTAATGGGAACTTGAGGCTGCCACTCATTAATTTAAGATGATGCCTGCTAAAATCCATTGCTTCTTCAAGTGTtttctgcggtgacccagcataccactgcatgttgtagtatacaagtcgttgatatgatctttgtgaaggggcttcctcacaaattgccatatccctcagagtggtacaacagaaacattgcaggtcataacactccatactttattacaaacattgtcttaacaagttggtattctcacaggtcctatgagaacaccctaagatactacttaagtacgattacaactcataacaaatataaagagctcaacaacttatttaggtaagttctacgctgctcggctctatgttgctagggtatgtcactactcctccacctccgtgtcatctggtccgtagactatcccatagtctacgccttccactccgccggtaagatcaggttcttcgtagaccagctcgtagcttccttctggtgctccatcgttgatagcctccacttccggatcacagtctagcaagggtgtcgaaagaaagtgagtacagaggtactcagcaagttctaaaagaataaaaggtgtttgatgcactagctacgaccattgatcaggaaatcgcaggtcaatgcatgttttgaaaacatttcttcaaaaggttgcttttattatgaaaactatgcccgtcagttttcacaggttgaccagaacttcgtggagttcctttcctaccgcgttcgcagttcccttcccggaacagggagtgacagccacaatttgatacactctgcagaggtgcgttacttttcccacaagagatctcaccctttttgccatccgcagggacttgcccccgttcacacttcctttggtgtgaggccaggtataaagatccaagcccacaccgccttctccgcgactgcaaacccacccttttgtccgaccgtacacctccagtagactttcccccgataatacggctttactcatggtgtactccggacaatccctcatagatcgaaagagattaacatcaccaatggatggggatttaaaaggatttcccaacctattgcggcagtgcctaaagaccccaccgtctctccgatccgttggcgtgcagaagggaaaagatacagctggcttttccagagccattatagatctcatggtcaacgcggtttgtacggcgctagaatcactggacggcattggtaattaatcctagggtgatataacccattgcaatggaacctccaccatatcaacacataccatggttccattgccagccacatagtcatattcatagttggaaaataacatttcatttgcgatgcaggaatgataagtatatagctttgcattaaagtaatagaaaataatcaagttgacatgagcaagggtgaacttgcctgtggactgcgagatagtgcagttcaatgcagttgatggaacctggacctcgggttctgtaagaagcatcattgtccggtaaggacaatgttataaaaatccaaataatgcaatcatggatggattattttatgttgaatcccttaccccaatgagttattacaatttagggttgtatttaagatttatgtctttgacggtaatttacaattgatttaaaagtattaatcattgtgattcacacaaagtacaacaattcaaagtaaaatgattttacttgatgattaccttagtcattccaaaataatttgaaattatagagtgaactctatagtttttggaataaaaaggagtatagtatttttctgggaaaaataccctctttcaaaagaaatgacttggattagtagaatttcattttgaaatgtttgaaaataaatatttgaacttatttgagatttttccttgaatttaaattacaaggaaataataattttaaattccaagttattatttaaattctgaaaattcataattttgaatttgtttcataaattccatttcatattttattctggttaagatttatttttcattcataaatccaatttttattggatttttagagttgtttatgatttattaaaatttggtaaagttttggtcttttattaaatgtaaaaagaccaaaataccccctggactcatattgggcccagcccaataacctaaccagggacggcccaataaggctggcccccttttgggttcggtggcgccgaagcggcccacctcactcactctcactcggccctctcactcactcgacctaaccctaatctctggcgactcccgtggcgatggcgtcgccgccatggccgccgccctgctccggccatcgccggcctcctccgccgtagccacctaccgaacctgaaccgccgcgagcagatctatcgatctgtccgcacagtttctcccttctcgtcctctcctggcgaatcgcctcgatctggatccactggagaatcgcctcgacgaactccggcgagatctcgtcctcgccgacgatggtacgcgcctggggttgacctggcgcgggtgctgcttgcagtactcgtgccgtcgcctcaggtgcttgctatGGTGGTGCGGtttcgtgtctgggttcgccggcgtaacgtcggcgcctaccctggacttgcagctgttagggccgcgcgagcactgcctcgccatgccctagcctctgcttccaggcgcaagtaagtgttgtctctcctctacctcttttgtgcgcctcccatgcttctgttcttcttcctcctcatgctctgctgctctctggtgatcctgtgatcacacagagctatgctACTCCTATGCAATTTGCTTGTGCTTCTGTtaattgcaagctcatggcccaattaccatttctTGATCTTGGCACCTTCTTTGCTTTGCTTGCTGTCCATGTTGTGCTTACTTCTCTGCTgttcctagcatgctctacacttgccatgctctactgtgcttgctcaagagctaactatgccatgctatgcttgtctaggtgtacttgtattgtatctgtgacacttgtgtgtgtgccagtggtgcctgtgatatgcttcagtgctacctctccaagccaatgatccattggatcatttcttgcttgttggctaacctctctgtgtaacttggcttgctatgattgatccatttgatcaattgattgtcagtgatggcttactggctAATCGTGGTTaaatgattcacttatctggtgatgctgatgctcaagcatcactgtgctgttgcttacttgtgctgttgcttatttttagctatctagacttgctctagtggctatgaattagactgtattgcttaacagtatgcagctgtcatgcttagcatggatctgtgataaattcatgcttggattacttaatgatgatgaactgcttatgcagtgatgatttaaatgacttgcttgaatatgaatttgctgttcatgattcttttacaagcaattagagtctgaatccattactggatagtgatgtgatctatttagctttcttttaattggtgctaagtgtgatgtgacctcagtagccttgctgtactggttgctcacctagttggttggatcttgttggctactcatctttgcttgcatatttggggatcatagtaactatgaatgccaatatgcttgcacgtgaagaaatctagggtttctgatggttgcatgcttaggattttctgtgtagtcttggttGCTAATCtttgctatctactggtgctatctgtgcatgtgatcttgctagtgtgtgcatctgtgcatgatttctagcttctgtgcacatgatctgtatctggatggtttctatcttagtagcttttggtagcggtaatccttggtgaacaccaagtgatgatctacccatatgagcatctgctcatcccatgcttatttcatgcatatgatggattagatccattggatcttttccaggaactaggtataccttgttccagctcctagaaagaaatgttttgttgatgcagacttgggtttgttcacagcccttcacctccagatcttggatgatcttctaggtcaccatgatttacggtggcttaagtggttgtgtgtgttggttctgttcttgctcaagaagctggatgaactgagcttgttcttgcttcacccttacctggtgaatcttatctagtcgactggttatgatttctagggtttgtgccccttttatatgaaccctgcttctatccctgcattgacacacaagcctggcttgcttggtgactaatCTGTTGCATGGCCTTCTTGTTGCTGCccacacacttgagctgtgtgctctcatatgctgaaacttgagccctggtgtgtgctcGGGTTTGGTCTctttgctgcccttatcttgtcttgtccctggttttggacaagcacgggTGTGTggtgacagtttgcactgtccaaactgaacattgtgttatttgctaagctgtccaaactgaactatttgactaacactaacattctggctagtgttggttctttgttttgcaggttttgaagatggacatgaccatgaagaaatacttcaagtcatttagtctaagttttagtttaggaataatattgtaatcttcattttcatttctgtttattattcatcaatttttgtatcaagaatattgtaaagactttgtaatctgtgttgtgatatcaataaagcccaagtttttgtttatgagcttttgatttatgtaacatttatattctggaataaacattgtatttatgattcactttgaaattcaaagttgtttgaattcataagttgttttgaattatgaattccatttatattgttcaatgtttattgttaaatgtattaacacttgtcaaatgaaatcaattccccaaatcaatcaagatacaaaagagatcatgtcgaaatttccctaactcacattgcctaaccctaagtgcaaaatgagagagaacctcgatccctcttaggtttagttgcaataaggcgcgaaaatttcccccgtttagcgatgaaatgcacatcccatttctaaatctacccttcgttgttcctatgttctgggttattacatttTCTCACCATGAACGAGCAGATGAGTTGCATTGTATAAGCTTAATAGACCCTTAGGATCATTCATTATATCCCTGATGAAGCTGCCATCTTCACTTCTGAATTTATTGAAAACATCTACAAGCTCGAAAAAATCAT
This region of Lolium perenne isolate Kyuss_39 chromosome 2, Kyuss_2.0, whole genome shotgun sequence genomic DNA includes:
- the LOC139835349 gene encoding alpha-copaene synthase-like, which encodes MATGVATTPAFTYEPSPWIDFFAAYEPLPLQQINMVLRQILESEISNSNLHEVSLRFRLLREQGHWVSPDVFNKFRSEDGSFIRDIMNDPKGLLSLYNATHLLVHGEKTLEEAMDFSRHHLKLMSGSLKFPLDKQVQRALCIPLPRTNKRVEMMHYILEYEQEDHTLILLELAKHDFNLQQHVHLKELKAITRWDHSAVSILPKYLKKFYMEILRTFQNVEVEMPININYDIAHLKRAVQNNVMGYLHEAEWSHQNHKPSFVDHVKLTSLNIGVPAICVSMMTCMNDQMMKPALEWAASVPDVIIAVGKISRFMNDIGAFVRRKCKGDLPSTVERYISEHCVTSEVAITRIDTLMEEEWRTLNQDRFKNHALLPALQQFISLAISTIFFYGNRNDVYTHSTHIGCTIESLFIKPI